A stretch of the Flavobacterium sp. 5 genome encodes the following:
- a CDS encoding GyrI-like domain-containing protein has translation MNPRIVTTNEKKLIGKRLIMSFADYKVGELWKSFMPRRNEITNTLSGDLIAMTIYKPDHFLNFKPTNEFEKWATAEVSNFDNLPAEMETFTLSGGLYAVFDYKGLNTDDSIYRYIFVEWIPNSDYELDNRPHFEVLGEKYKNNDPTSEEEIWIPIKRKQ, from the coding sequence ATGAACCCAAGAATAGTAACTACAAACGAAAAAAAATTAATTGGAAAAAGACTTATAATGAGTTTCGCAGACTATAAAGTGGGCGAACTTTGGAAAAGTTTTATGCCAAGGCGAAACGAAATAACCAATACTCTAAGCGGCGATTTAATCGCGATGACTATTTATAAACCAGATCATTTTTTAAATTTTAAACCTACAAACGAATTTGAAAAATGGGCAACCGCTGAAGTTTCAAATTTTGACAACTTACCAGCCGAAATGGAAACATTTACTTTGTCCGGAGGGCTTTACGCAGTCTTTGATTATAAAGGGTTGAATACTGATGACTCTATTTATCGATATATTTTTGTGGAATGGATACCTAATTCGGATTACGAATTAGACAACAGACCACATTTTGAAGTTTTGGGTGAAAAATATAAAAACAACGATCCAACATCCGAAGAAGAAATATGGATTCCCATAAAAAGGAAACAATAA